One stretch of Miscanthus floridulus cultivar M001 chromosome 18, ASM1932011v1, whole genome shotgun sequence DNA includes these proteins:
- the LOC136523701 gene encoding uncharacterized protein — MASSSSATSADTLPATGTPTMAAMSTGAAALIVAHNYATFNVKSHIPFTLDLQSNYSKWAFFFKSPCGKFGLRSHIDGFAPPRPDDPQWVAAECCVRGWISGSVDDSVLDLAMDGADPTDRDLWVAIEGIFRANREPRAIFLNEFHSMVQGDSTISAYCQRPKIKAAALRDVGHPVQDSQLVLALLRSLNPRFSNTADDIANSAVLPTFARAHDMLALKELRLANDEKTVASTALLTTASSGCTSLGGCRALTATANFGGPHNPHVTGYGSTKGGGGGNSSGSKGKGRCWNSGSTQQHGGVGQTGQYEPMGPWLCYNPWAPQGPPSAQQAG; from the coding sequence atggcctcctcctcctcggccaccAGTGCCGACACCCTGCCCGCGACAGGCACTCCAACCATGGCTGCCATGAGCACCGGCGCTGCTGCCCTGATCGTGGCTCACAACTACGCCACATTCAATGTCAAGTCCCACATCCCATTCACGCTGGACCTGCAATCCAACTACTCCAAGTGGGCGTTCTTCTTCAAGTCGCcgtgcggcaagttcggccttcgCTCGCACATCGATGGCTTTGCTCCCCCTCGTCCTGATGATCCTCAGTGGGTTGCCGCGGAGTGCTGCGTCCGGGGCTGGATCTCCGGCTCCGTCGACGACTCCGTCCTCGACCTCGCCATGGACGGTGCCGATCCCACTGACCGTGATCTGTGGGTGGCCATTGAAGGGATCTTCCGCGCCAACCGGGAGCCACGCGCCATCTTCCTCAACGAATTTCACTCCATGGTGCAAGGTGACAGCACCATATCGGCGTACTGCCAGCGGCCGAAGATCAAGGCCGCCGCTCTTCGCGACGTCGGCCATCCTGTTCAGGACTCGCAGCTCGTCCTCGCCCTTCTACGTAGCCTCAATCCTCGCTTCTCCAACACCGCCGACGACATCGCCAACTCCGCTGTCCTTCCCACATTCGCCAGGGCCCATGACATGCTGGCCCTAAAGGAGCTCCGTCTCGCCAATGACGAAAAGACGGTCGCCAGCACCGCCCTCCTCACCACCGCCAGCTCTGGCTGCACCAGCCTGGGCGGGTGCCGTGCTCTCACTGCAACAGCCAACTTTGGAGGTCCACACAACCCACACGTGACCGGCTATGGCAGCACcaagggcggcggcggtggcaacaGCAGCGGCAGCAAGGGCAAGGGCCGGTGCTGGAACAGCGGCTCTACGCAGCAGCACGGCGGCGTTGGCCAGACTGGTCAATACGAACCCATGGGCCCCTGGCTTTGCTACAATCCATGGGCGCCACAGGGCCCTCCTTCGGCTCAGCAGGCCGGCTAG